Proteins found in one Neomonachus schauinslandi chromosome 1, ASM220157v2, whole genome shotgun sequence genomic segment:
- the SLC5A5 gene encoding sodium/iodide cotransporter, which yields MAVVEAGARATFGAWDYAVFALMLLVSTGIGLWVGLARGGQRSAEDFFTGGRRLAALPVGLSLAASFMSAVQVLGVPAEAYRYGFKFLWMCLGQLLNSLLTAQLFMPVFYRLGLTSTYQYLELRFSRGVRLCGTLQYLVATVLYTGIVIYAPALILNQVTGLDIWASLLSTGAICTFYTTVGGMKAVVWTDVFQVVVMLTGFWVVLARGIMLVGGPRHMLEIAQNHSRMNLMDFDLDPRSRYTFWTFLVGGTLVWLSMYGVNQAQVQRYVACRTEKQAKLALLINQLGLFLIVLSAAGCGIIMFTIYVDCDPLLAGRISAPDQYMPLLVLDIFEDLPGVPGLFLACAYSGTLSTASTSINAMAAVTVEDLIKPRLPSLAPRRLVMVSKGLSLIYGSACLIVAALSSLLGGGVLQGSFTVMGVISGPLLGAFILGMFLPACNTLGVLSGLATGLALSLWVAIGATLYPPSTQSLGVLPSSAAGCVVPSANASGLLGQLLATNTSSRNPSPKMDLDRPALADSFYAISYLYYGALGTLSTVLCGALVSCLTGPTKRSALSPGLLWWDLARQTASVAPKEEVATLDDSLGKDAEELPPGTKRPPDFLPTDEDHLLFLGQKEVNGAGSWTPRSAHDHGQDLRETDL from the exons ATGGCGGTCGTCGAGGCTGGAGCGCGGGCCACGTTCGGAGCCTGGGATTACGCGGTCTTCGCCCTCATGCTGCTGGTGTCCACAGGCATCGGGCTGTGGGTCGGGCTGGCGCGGGGCGGGCAGCGCAGCGCCGAGGACTTCTTCACCGGGGGCCGGCGCCTGGCCGCCCTGCCCGTCGGCCTCTCGCTGGCCGCCAGCTTCATGTCGGCCGTACAGGTGCTGGGCGTGCCCGCCGAGGCCTACCGCTACGGCTTCAAGTTCCTCTGGATGTGCCTGGGACAGTTGCTCAACTCCCTGCTCACCGCCCAGCTCTTCATGCCCGTCTTCTACCGCCTGGGCCTCACCAGCACCTACCAG TACCTGGAGCTGCGCTTCAGCCGCGGTGTGCGGCTCTGCGGGACCCTGCAGTACCTGGTAGCCACA GTGCTGTATACTGGCATCGTGATCTACGCCCCCGCGCTCATCCTGAATCAAG TGACTGGGTTGGACATCTGGGCCTCGCTGCTGTCCACTGGAGCCATCTGTACCTTCTACACGACTGTG GGCGGCATGAAGGCTGTGGTCTGGACTGATGTGTTCCAGGTCGTGGTGATGCTAACTGGCTTCTGGGTTGTCCTGGCCCGCGGGATCATGCTGGTGGGTGGGCCCAGGCACATGCTTGAGATTGCCCAGAACCACTCCCGGATGAACCTGATGGA CTTTGACCTGGACCCGCGGAGCCGCTACACATTCTGGACTTTTCTGGTGGGTGGCACATTGGTCTGGCTCTCAATGTATGGCGTGAACCAAGCACAGGTGCAGCGCTATGTGGCCTGTCGCACAGAGAAGCAGGCCAAGCT GGCCTTGCTCATCAACCAGCTGGGCCTGTTCCTGATCGTGCTCAGCGCTGCTGGCTGTGGCATCATCATGTTCACGATCTATGTAGACTGTGACCCTCTCCTTGCAGGGCGTATCTCCGCCCCGGACCAG taCATGCCCTTGCTGGTGCTGGACATCTTCGAGGACCTGCCTGGAGTCCCTGGGCTCTTTCTGGCCTGTGCCTACAGTGGGACCCTCAG cACCGCGTCCACCAGCATCAACGCCATGGCTGCGGTCACCGTGGAGGACCTCATCAAACCCCGGCTGCCCAGCCTCGCACCCCGGAGACTCGTAATGGTCTCCAAGGGGCTCT CACTCATCTATGGCTCAGCCTGTCTCATCGTGGCAGCTCTGTCCTCGCTGCTGGGGGGAGGCGTCCTCCAG GGCTCCTTCACCGTCATGGGAGTCATCAGCGGCCCCCTCCTTGGAGCCTTCATCCTGGGGATGTTTCTTCCCGCCTGCAACACGCTG GGCGTCCTCTCTGGGCTGGCCACCGGCTTGGCGCTCTCGCTGTGGGTGGCCATCGGCGCCACTCTATACCCGCCTAGCACCCAGTCCTTGGGAGTCCTGCCATCATCGGCTGCCGGCTGTGTTGTGCCCTCAGCCAACGCCTCTGGCCTCCTGGGCCAGCTCCTGGCCACCAACACCTCCAGCAGGAACCCCAG CCCTAAAATGGACCTTGATCGACCCGCCTTAGCTGACAGCTTCTATGCCATTTCCTATCTTTACTATGGAGCCCTGGGCACGCTGAGCACTGTTCTATGTGGAGCCCTCGTCAGCTGCTTGACAG GCCCCACCAAGCGCAGTGCCTTGAGTCCTGGGCTGCTGTGGTGGGATCTTGCACGGCAGACAGCATCGGTGGCCCCCAAGGAAGAAGTGGCTACCTTGGATGACAGCTTGGGGAAG GATGCTGAGGAACTGCCCCCTGGAACCAAGAGGCCTCCTGACTTCCTGCCCACTGACGAGGACCACCTGCTCTTCCTGGGGCAGAAGGAGGTGAATGGAGCTGGCTCCTGGACCCCCAGGAGTGCACATGACCATGGTCAGGACCTTCGGGAGACAGACCTCTGA